The following coding sequences are from one Xiphophorus couchianus chromosome 7, X_couchianus-1.0, whole genome shotgun sequence window:
- the rogdi gene encoding protein rogdi homolog: protein MLHPQRSLSELPKMSAASQVERAVLEEEFNWLLKEEVHAVLKQLQEILKEASRRFSLPTPGLESQLKQENFILGSSIMDQVKGVLTLQGEALTQADINLKVAKSSQVLHFQFREDKQWKLQQIQDARNHVNQALLLLSSRDNTYQFKTGAEVNKLMDAVMLQLTRARNRLTTPASLTLPELATSGLMKMFTPPMPGDVMVNFYINLSKLCLTVYQLHVLPPNTTKNFKPTGSSVLHNPGAMFELNNNRFEVSHVHKVECVVPWLSDTLVFFTISLQLCQQLKDKISVFSSFWNYRPF, encoded by the exons ATGCTGCATCCGCAGAGGTCCCTGTCCGAGCTGCCGAAGATGTCCGCGGCCAGTCAGGTGGAAAGAGCCGTGCTG GAGGAGGAGTTTAACTGGCTGCTGAAAGAAGAAGTGCATGCTGTCCTGAAGCAGCTTCAGGAGATCCTCAAG GAGGCGTCCAGACGTTTCTCCCTGCCCACTCCGGGCCTGGAGAGTCAGCTCAAGCAGGAGAACTTCATCCTGGGCAGCTCAAT CATGGATCAGGTGAAGGGAGTGCTGACTCTGCAGGGAGAGGCTCTGACTCAGGCG GACATAAACCTGAAGGTCGCCAAGAGCAGCCAGGTCCTGCACTTTCAGTTCAGGGAGGACAAACAgtggaagctgcagcag ATCCAGGACGCCAGGAACCACGTGAACcaggctctgctgctgctgagcagCCGCGACAACACCTACCAGTTCAAGACGGGCGCCGAGGTCAACAAG CTCATGGACGCCGTGATGCTGCAGCTGACGCGAGCACGAAACCGCCTCACCACCCCGGCATCATTGACTCTTCCAGAACTGGCCACCAGCGGTCTGATG AAAATGTTCACTCCCCCTATGCCTGGCGACGTGATGGTGAACTTTTACATCAATTTAAGCAAGCTGTGTCTGACCGTCTACCAGCTACACGTGCTGCCTCCCAACACCACCAAG AACTTCAAGCCAACAGGAAGCTCTGTGTTGCACAATCCAGGAGCGATGTT CGAGCTCAACAACAACCGCTTCGAGGTGAGCCACGTTCACAAGGTGGAGTGTGTGGTGCCGTGGCTCAGCGACACGCTGGTGTTCTTCACCATCTCCCTGCAGCTCTGTCAGCAACTCAAGGACAAG ATCTCCGTCTTCTCCAGCTTCTGGAACTACAGGCCGTTCTGA